In Fusarium oxysporum Fo47 chromosome VII, complete sequence, the following proteins share a genomic window:
- a CDS encoding Rho GTPase activation protein encodes MLSGLSLSEISHIGIQAIPIYVTDITIKEHYDFSPTAGNAFPTETAPDTSNHGAAKPSRRDRIKGLFSFRAQPPPEPEPEPKPTPTVFRLPLPTSIRYANVAISRIDEDGVARIYGYIPIIVAKTGVYLKEKATAVEDIFATTGNPVRMSELQTIFDSPDRYGKGLVWDGYTVHDAAGILLRYLKSLPEPIIPYHHYNSFVDELGFFIDRELTPEESSQALELAIKLVIDMPPLNRQLLLYILDMLHVFADKSAVNKMTALRLVSSFQPSILSGPPDKMDAEAHHVSASVAMLLVSYETEVLEAMDKILADR; translated from the exons ATGTTATCTGGTCTCAGTCTCTCTGAAATATCGCACATTGGTATCCAGGCCATTCCAATTTACGTCACCGACATTACGATCAAAGAGCATTATGACTTTTCTCCAACTGCGGGCAACGCTTTCCCCACAGAGACCGCGCCGGATACAAGTAATCACGGGGCAGCAAAACCATCCCGTCGAGATCGTATCAAGGGCTTATTCTCATTCCGAGCCCAACCGCCGCCggaaccagagccagagcctAAACCTACGCCTACGGTCTTTAGACTTCCCCTCCCGACAAGTATAAGATATGCGAATGTGGCAATCAGTCGcattgatgaggatggagtGGCGAGAATATATGGCTATATACCCATTATCGTCGCCAAAACCGGCGTTTACCTGAAGGAGAAAG CCACGGCCGTTGAGGATATCTTTGCAACTACCGGAAATCCCGTACGAATGAGTGAACTACAAACAATATTTGACTCGCCCGACAGATACGGCAAGGGTTTAGTATGGGACGGATACACGGTTCACGACGCAGCTGGGATTCTTCTCCGATATCTCAAAAGCCTACCCGAGCCTATCATCCCGTACCATCACTACAACAGCTTTGTTGACGAGCTGGGATTCTTCATCGACCGAGAGTTAACACCAGAAGAGTCTTCCCAGGCTTTAGAGCTGGCTATCAAGCTTGTCATAGACATGCCCCCATTAAACCGCCAGTTGCTGCTATATATACTTGATATGCTACACGTTTTTGCAGATAAGTCTGCCGTCAATAAAATGACAGCTCTCAGACTGGTTAGCAGCTTTCAGCCTTCGATCCTGTCAGGGCCGCCGGATAAGATGGATGCCGAGGCACATCACGTCAGCGCTAGTGTGGCGATGTTATTGGTCTCGTATGAGACAGAGGTCTTGGAAGCTATGGATAAGATACTTGCCGATAGGTAG